The genomic window ATCCCGGAGGACGCCCTCTTGCCGGAACGGCAGGTAAACGAGATCTTTGACATTGCCAACGAAGAATACAAGGCAGGAAATTACGAGAACGCCGTTAGCATGTACGAAGGGATATTGTCGACCTTCGCGATACGCAACGCGGACATTCACTACAACATGGGAAACGCCCACTTCAAACTGGGGCACTATGGGAAAGCGATCGCTTCGTACCGGAGGGCGCTCCAGATATCGCCGCGGGAGCAGGATATCCTTGCGAACCTGCGCCTCGCGCGCAACATGGCGAGGGACAAGCTGGACAGTCCCAAGAGCACCGAGTTGCTGCGCGAAATCTTCTTCTTTCACTATGAATTTAGTAAAATGGAATCGGAATGCATCTTTCTTATTATGTATTGTGTCGGGGTTCTGGCCGGCGTCGTCGCCCTCTTAAAGAAATCCAGGGCCGCTCGCTGGACCGCATTCGGAGCGCTGGCCGTGATGGTGGTTTTCGGATTATCCAGCCTTGTCCACACCTACCGACAGGCGCGCCCGTCCGAAGCAGTGGTCATTGCAGCCGAAGCAGGCGTCCGCACGGGCCCGGGCGAAACGTACCTGGTCTCTTTTTCGCTTCACGACGGCGCGGAGCTTGAAATCAGCAAGACACTGGACGGCTGGCATCAAATCGAACTGTCCGACGGACGGCGCGGATGGATCAAAGACGCGGACATGGAAATCATATGAGCGGGTATATCCGGTGGACTATCTGTACGACCTGAAAAATGCGCTTGCCGGGACGGACGTCCCATCGGCGGGCGGTGGTGATCGTTCGCTTTTTCTTTTGAAGACGAAGGCGTTCGTATCGGAGAAGAAGAGGGACCTCATGCGGATGCATCTCGAAGGGATGGGAGGCGCCGCGGTCGTAGCCCGCTATACCGGTTTGGCAGATGCCTTGATCAGCTTCATATTTGAGAAATCATCGAGAGGAGCCGATGCCTGCTCCCGGAGCGGGCTGATCGCGCTGGGCGGATACGGCCGCAAAGAACTCTGTTTCTGTTCCGATCTCGACATCATGCTGCTGCACGACGGCCCCCTGCAGCAGAGCATGGAGACCTTGAACGATTTCCTCGTCCCTTTTCTGTGGGATATCGGCTTCACAGTCGGCCATAGTGTCCGCTCGGTCGACGAGGCCTTGCGGCTTGCACGCAATGACGACGTGGTGCTCACCTCCATGCTTGAAGGCCGCCTCCTGTTGGGCAACAGCGATTTCCTGGCTTCCTTCAAGCAGCAGTTGTTTGCGCAACTCCGGGCGGAAGGCATAAAAAAATTTATCCGAGTCAAGAAGAGAGAGCGAGCGCAGGATTATCGAGAGGCCGGAAGCGAGGTTTATCATAGCGAACCAAACATCAAGTTGACCGCCGGCGGACTGCGTGATTATCATACCGGCATATGGGCGGTGCTTGCCCAGTTCGGCCTCAAATCTCTGTCTGAGTGTCATACAGAAGGCCTGTTGACCGAGGATCAGTTCTTGCGGATTGAACGGGCGCTCGATTTCATCTGGCGCGTCAGGAACCAGATGCATTTAGACGGCGGAGCTCCACATGACGTGCTCACCTTGAGTCGACAGGAGAAGATAGCTGCCGTCTTTGGATATCAGCCCACGCGAGGCGCTCTGCCGGTTGAATTATTCATGCAGGACTACTATTCGCACGCGCACGAACTCCATCATTTCTATGAAGAAATGCTTCGCTTGGCGGGTTTTTCAAGGCCGGTACGGCAGCAGGAGAGGCCCCGCGGCGGAAGAATGGATCATGGGTTAAAAATTGCCCGCCGCAGGGTCTTTCTGCCTCCCGATGACTCTCAGTGGTTCCGGGAAGATCCTCCCCGGTTGCTGGAAGTATTCTGGTATTCACAGAAGCGGGGGATCATGCTAAGCGAAAGCGGGCTGAACTCCATAAGAAACAACCTTGTATTGATCGACGACAATTTTCGGAGTTCTCCCGTCGCGCGCGACTACTTCCTGGCTATCCTGGCGGACCCGTCACGGGTAGGCGCAACGATCCGACAGATGAGCGAGATCGGGCTTCTCGACCGCTACCTGCCAGAGTTTGCGCAAATCAGAAACCTGGTCAGATATGATTCATTTCATCAGTATCCAGTGCACGAGCATACGCTGCGGGCCCTGGAAACGCTCGCGGTTGTGCCCCAACTCAAAGAACTGGGCACCGACATTTTGAAAGGGATTCTGACGGAGGTGAAGGATCCCGCAATCGTGAGCCTCGCCATCCTGCTTCATGATTTTGGAAAGGCTCATGAAGCGTCGCATGTAACAGAAGGAACGAAGATTGCCGAAGCAATTGCAAGTCGTTTCGGTCTGAATGGAAGTCGTCTCCACACGCTCAACTTCCTGGTCCGCAACCATCTCAAGATGGCCCAC from Candidatus Abyssobacteria bacterium SURF_5 includes these protein-coding regions:
- the glnD gene encoding [protein-PII] uridylyltransferase, with the protein product MDYLYDLKNALAGTDVPSAGGGDRSLFLLKTKAFVSEKKRDLMRMHLEGMGGAAVVARYTGLADALISFIFEKSSRGADACSRSGLIALGGYGRKELCFCSDLDIMLLHDGPLQQSMETLNDFLVPFLWDIGFTVGHSVRSVDEALRLARNDDVVLTSMLEGRLLLGNSDFLASFKQQLFAQLRAEGIKKFIRVKKRERAQDYREAGSEVYHSEPNIKLTAGGLRDYHTGIWAVLAQFGLKSLSECHTEGLLTEDQFLRIERALDFIWRVRNQMHLDGGAPHDVLTLSRQEKIAAVFGYQPTRGALPVELFMQDYYSHAHELHHFYEEMLRLAGFSRPVRQQERPRGGRMDHGLKIARRRVFLPPDDSQWFREDPPRLLEVFWYSQKRGIMLSESGLNSIRNNLVLIDDNFRSSPVARDYFLAILADPSRVGATIRQMSEIGLLDRYLPEFAQIRNLVRYDSFHQYPVHEHTLRALETLAVVPQLKELGTDILKGILTEVKDPAIVSLAILLHDFGKAHEASHVTEGTKIAEAIASRFGLNGSRLHTLNFLVRNHLKMAHLSQYRDIEDLAIIRSFAAEVGSIEMMNMLYLLTFADLYAVRQGSWNDWKSALLYHLYQRTKQMLEEPPSAGGDGTSAGGDGMGIWESAKARAVNQYLPKKEASEVRRHLELLSDRYLRAFTPKEIAEHIRMIATLKSRNTALKCMALPQYSFSHIVICTRDRLGLFADIAGTFAAQQISILNASIFTRSDGVAIDSFYVVDARGDRPLTSTKWAQVKDHLRKVLRGERDVKRLLQSAEQSPRSLQRTMVSLRRGVYFDNHVSATHTVIDIEAPDRVGLLYDIASTFSAMGLNLSVAKITTDVRQAHDAFYVTDENNKKIVDPLRLQEIEERLEEALERRNPAAASLLISRKKRRVNER
- a CDS encoding tetratricopeptide repeat protein yields the protein MKLNLHANPAQTAVALLLSLLAICSLAQGEIPEDALLPERQVNEIFDIANEEYKAGNYENAVSMYEGILSTFAIRNADIHYNMGNAHFKLGHYGKAIASYRRALQISPREQDILANLRLARNMARDKLDSPKSTELLREIFFFHYEFSKMESECIFLIMYCVGVLAGVVALLKKSRAARWTAFGALAVMVVFGLSSLVHTYRQARPSEAVVIAAEAGVRTGPGETYLVSFSLHDGAELEISKTLDGWHQIELSDGRRGWIKDADMEII